From Musa acuminata AAA Group cultivar baxijiao chromosome BXJ3-8, Cavendish_Baxijiao_AAA, whole genome shotgun sequence, one genomic window encodes:
- the LOC103993899 gene encoding uncharacterized protein LOC103993899, with protein sequence MDLNLYLGLPRSPRPLSFDLGSDLALSSLPLSSSFTSVEAREVPILMSGVVEPSDSHPPYSPSDAEYTPDLPAVLPSDRVDSPEYTPYFPSFARYGPSILPAPPVVEDLEGPHAPDSPIFLPLLPVQEPDETAAQDLMLYDPASPPILADEAMVYSRPSPPRLTDEPIIYVPYSPPRPADQTIPYSPPFVTGSMNPQDHEAASLSFYPSVNAQTGEFLCPENGPSARPDTRYRESRFRRLIDPSNQWRNRRFRSLLPHAGERFSSGSPSLPNPEQLVHDVLNSHRLPECNGKHIATAEDNAGETSKEGRDEKGSNAANFECNICFDMAAEPVVTPCGHLFCWPCLYQWLHVHSDHKECPVCKGEVTDSNITPIYGRGSLQPHAKKKNEEDGQSTLKIPPRPSGNRFESFRQQLCPVPRRLDEGIATSWRRFLDPHMRSGYRYETFAELSFQEIFDNVRRSAEVSFQEILDNVSQSALNSRRQRRLPREVNYDSVSITGEARLPENNMPSPMRNYVNYIFRDGVDLWHDIGSERLPAAVMTTSIGSAGEHLASSSHGFDASTSSLDPPNHDPPVSGIRVEVAFAADQAPTSSTIAVIQGDVATDAVAEPNSVGSSRSARRRGRSSISGSCDADGGTIGSRKRRLN encoded by the coding sequence ATGGATCTGAATCTCTACTTGGGTCTGCCTCGTTCCCCTCGTCCTCTTAGTTTCGATCTAGGTTCTGATCTTGCTCTAAGTTCATTGCCACTGTCGTCTTCTTTCACTTCGGTCGAAGCCAGGGAAGTCCCAATTCTCATGTCAGGTGTCGTGGAACCATCGGATTCCCACCCTCCATATTCTCCATCCGATGCTGAATACACTCCTGACCTGCCGGCTGTTCTCCCATCCGATAGGGTGGACTCCCCAGAGTACACACCCTACTTCCCTTCTTTTGCACGGTATGGTCCATCGATCTTACCCGCTCCACCAGTTGTTGAAGATCTTGAAGGGCCTCATGCCCCAGATTCTCCTATTTTTCTACCCTTGCTACCTGTGCAAGAACCTGATGAGACTGCAGCCCAGGATCTTATGCTGTATGATCCTGCATCTCCACCAATACTTGCTGACGAAGCCATGGTGTACTCGCGGCCATCTCCACCCAGACTTACTGATGAACCCATAATCTACGTGCCCTACTCTCCACCCAGGCCTGCTGATCAAACCATACCTTACTCGCCGCCTTTTGTCACTGGATCCATGAATCCTCAAGACCATGAAGCAGCCAGCTTAAGCTTCTACCCGTCAGTTAATGCACAAACAGGTGAATTCCTGTGTCCAGAAAATGGACCCTCTGCGAGGCCTGATACCCGCTACCGTGAATCTCGTTTCAGAAGGCTGATTGATCCTAGCAATCAATGGCGAAACAGACGATTTAGGTCTTTGCTTCCACATGCTGGCGAGAGGTTCAGTTCTGGTTCACCATCACTGCCTAATCCTGAGCAGTTGGTTCATGATGTGTTGAACTCCCACAGACTTCCGGAATGCAATGGGAAGCATATAGCGACTGCTGAAGACAATGCAGGGGAAACTTCAAAAGAGGGGAGGGATGAGAAAGGTAGCAATGCTGCTAACTTCGAGTGCAACATCTGTTTTGATATGGCTGCAGAACCTGTTGTTACTCCATGTGGTCACTTATTTTGCTGGCCATGTTTGTATCAGTGGCTGCATGTCCATTCGGATCATAAAGAATGCCCTGTATGCAAAGGAGAGGTAACTGATTCTAACATCACACCTATTTATGGTAGAGGGAGTTTGCAACCTCATGCCAAGAAGAAAAATGAGGAGGATGGTCAATCAACTCTAAAGATTCCGCCAAGACCAAGTGgaaataggtttgaaagttttagGCAGCAGCTTTGCCCAGTTCCAAGGAGACTGGATGAGGGAATTGCAACGTCATGGAGACGATTTCTAGATCCGCACATGCGTAGTGGATATAGATACGAGACATTTGCAGAACTAAGCTTTCAAGAAATATTTGACAATGTTCGTCGTAGTGCAGAAGTAAGCTTTCAAGAAATACTTGACAATGTTAGTCAAAGTGCTTTAAACAGCCGGAGACAAAGAAGACTGCCAAGGGAGGTAAATTATGACAGTGTATCTATCACTGGAGAGGCCAGATTGCCTGAAAACAATATGCCAAGCCCTATGAGAAATTATGTAAATTATATTTTCAGAGATGGAGTTGATCTTTGGCATGACATTGGCTCAGAGAGATTGCCTGCGGCTGTTATGACGACGAGTATTGGTAGCGCGGGCGAGCACTTGGCAAGTAGCAGTCATGGATTTGATGCCTCCACTTCATCTCTTGATCCTCCAAATCATGATCCACCGGTGAGTGGAATACGTGTTGAAGTAGCATTTGCGGCAGATCAGGCCCCTACCTCTAGCACCATCGCTGTGATACAAGGAGATGTTGCTACTGATGCCGTTGCAGAACCAAATAGCGTGGGATCTTCTCGGTCTGCCAGAAGGAGAGGTAGAAGTAGCATCTCTGGTTCTTGTGATGCTGACGGAGGCACAATTGGCTCACGCAAGAGAAGGCTGAACTAA
- the LOC135586606 gene encoding probable ADP-ribosylation factor GTPase-activating protein AGD14 isoform X1, protein MARPEKEDEKNEKIIRGLLKLPANRRCINCNSLGPQYVCINFWTFICINCSGIHREFTHRVKSISMAKFTSQEVSALQEGGNERAKEIYFKEWDPQHHSLPDNSNIDRLREFIKNVYVDGRYTGERSFDRPQMVKGNAEDSYDKRKVDSFRDIGSPSFDDIDGRHYGEQPGSASLANDHKRSLGRFDIIDEKGRDNKPGYRCQDQKVVDQQFPDGPKIEERLPSHQPLSNSPKIKPVEVINIIPPAPIGQPKKSTGFQFPHSSAQVQRTASLPSRGSNVGISAEPKLVNSGNLIDFDADPIVPVARALDQYVPQQTTSFPAETGGWASFDDSLALKVTQVASAVSTPDSLLSQLSVSQTASAANAPSISIARAGSSPNQSNAGHWPTMHQHQPFVFHGPSVQTSKQPFSAHIFGAPNNQLKSNLHGVSVLTSQSSQVVNKSLHETTAGVSTQPSATEAKPTGRKELPADLFTTVYPSASAPFLGYQTPQRLMGYGTHYPTAVFPNLASLRGALPYVDGHSTIWHSTSNLPMQQWLPPQQISMLALHRPYMVQQGGGPVPRPPPGLPVMHQGTGGFSTQGAGYRSGTPNAFTPDSRNPFG, encoded by the exons ATGGCGAGACCGGAGAAGGAGGACGAGAAGAATGAGAAGATCATTCGAGGGCTTCTGAAGCTTCCTGCAAACCGGAGATGCATCAATTGCAACAGCCTG GGACCTCAATATGTGTGCATAAATTTCTGGACATTCATATGCATTAATTGTAGCGGAATACA TCGGGAGTTCACACATCGTGTGAAGTCTATATCTATGGCCAAGTTCACATCACAAGAAGTTTCTGCTCTTCAAGAAGGAGGAAACGAG CGTGCTAAGGAAATTTATTTCAAAGAATGGGACCCACAGCATCATTCACTTCCTGATAACAG TAATATTGACAGACTCAGAGAATTTATTAAGAACGTCTATGTGGACGGAAGATACACAGGggaaaggagttttgacaggccaCAAATGGTGAAG GGCAATGCTGAAGATTCTTATGACAAAAGAAAGGTGGATTCCTTTCGAGATATCGGAAGCCCATCGTTTGATGATATAGATGGCCGACATTATGGTGAACAACCTGGTTCTGCAAGTCTTGCAAATGACCACAAGAGGAGTCTTGGCCGTTTTGACATCATAGATGAAAAGGGGAGAGATAATAAACCTGGTTACAGATGCCAAGACCAAAAAGTTGTGGATCAGCAGTTTCCTGACGGTCCAAAGATTGAGGAGAGGTTACCAAGCCATCAACCTCTGTCTAATTCCCCTAAGATAAAGCCTGTTGAAGTAATCAACATTATTCCACCTGCTCCAATTGGTCAGCCTAAAAAGTCAACTGGGTTTCAATTCCCTCATAGTTCTGCCCAAGTACAG AGGACTGCATCTTTGCCTAGTAGAGGATCCAATGTTGGAATTTCAGCTGAACCGAAGCTTGTAAACTCTGGAAATTTGATAGATTTCGATGCAGATCCTATTGTTCCTGTTGCCAGAGCTTTGGATCAGTATGTACCTCAACAAACTACCTCTTTCCCTGCTGAAACTGGAGGTTGGGCATCTTTCGATGATTCTTTGGCTTTAAAAGTGACCCAGGTAGCTTCAGCTGTAAGCACACCAGATTCTCTGCTGTCCCAGTTGTCAGTTTCTCAGACTGCTTCTGCTGCCAATGCTCCAAGCATATCTATTGCTAGAGCTGGTTCTTCTCCAAACCAAAGTAATGCAGGTCATTGGCCAACGATGCACCAGCATCAGCCTTTCGTATTCCATGGTCCTAGTGTTCAGACAAGTAAGCAACCATTTAGTGCACATATTTTTGGGGCTCCAAACAACCAG cttaagtcaAATTTGCATGGAGTTAGTGTTCTAACCAGTCAATCTTCTCAAGTAGTGaacaaatcacttcatgaaaccaCTGCTGGAGTTTCAACACAGCCTTCTGCCACAGAGGCCAAGCCTACCGGAAGAAAAGAACTTCCTGCG GATCTGTTTACCACGGTATATCCATCAGCATCAGCTCCATTTCTTGGTTACCAAACACCTCAACGTCTTATGGGTTATGGCACACATTATCCAACTGCAGTT TTCCCAAATTTGGCATCTCTACGCGGAGCATTACCTTACGTGGATGGTCACTCAACCATTTGGCACAGCACATCCAACTTACCCATGCAACAGTGGTTGCCCCCGCAACAAATTTCTATGCTAGCTCTGCATC GGCCATACATGGTGCAGCAAGGTGGAGGTCCTGTGCCCCGACCACCACCTGGACTTCCCGTGAT GCATCAAGGAACTGGTGGTTTTAGCACACAAGGAGCTGGGTACCGATCGGGAACCCCAAATGCTTTCACTCCTGATAGCAGAAATCCTTTCGGATGA
- the LOC135586606 gene encoding probable ADP-ribosylation factor GTPase-activating protein AGD14 isoform X2, with the protein MARPEKEDEKNEKIIRGLLKLPANRRCINCNSLGPQYVCINFWTFICINCSGIHREFTHRVKSISMAKFTSQEVSALQEGGNERAKEIYFKEWDPQHHSLPDNSNIDRLREFIKNVYVDGRYTGERSFDRPQMVKGNAEDSYDKRKVDSFRDIGSPSFDDIDGRHYGEQPGSASLANDHKRSLGRFDIIDEKGRDNKPGYRCQDQKVVDQQFPDGPKIEERLPSHQPLSNSPKIKPVEVINIIPPAPIGQPKKSTGFQFPHSSAQVQRTASLPSRGSNVGISAEPKLVNSGNLIDFDADPIVPVARALDQYVPQQTTSFPAETGGWASFDDSLALKVTQVASAVSTPDSLLSQLSVSQTASAANAPSISIARAGSSPNQSNAGHWPTMHQHQPFVFHGPSVQTSKQPFSAHIFGAPNNQLKSNLHGVSVLTSQSSQVVNKSLHETTAGVSTQPSATEAKPTGRKELPAFPNLASLRGALPYVDGHSTIWHSTSNLPMQQWLPPQQISMLALHRPYMVQQGGGPVPRPPPGLPVMHQGTGGFSTQGAGYRSGTPNAFTPDSRNPFG; encoded by the exons ATGGCGAGACCGGAGAAGGAGGACGAGAAGAATGAGAAGATCATTCGAGGGCTTCTGAAGCTTCCTGCAAACCGGAGATGCATCAATTGCAACAGCCTG GGACCTCAATATGTGTGCATAAATTTCTGGACATTCATATGCATTAATTGTAGCGGAATACA TCGGGAGTTCACACATCGTGTGAAGTCTATATCTATGGCCAAGTTCACATCACAAGAAGTTTCTGCTCTTCAAGAAGGAGGAAACGAG CGTGCTAAGGAAATTTATTTCAAAGAATGGGACCCACAGCATCATTCACTTCCTGATAACAG TAATATTGACAGACTCAGAGAATTTATTAAGAACGTCTATGTGGACGGAAGATACACAGGggaaaggagttttgacaggccaCAAATGGTGAAG GGCAATGCTGAAGATTCTTATGACAAAAGAAAGGTGGATTCCTTTCGAGATATCGGAAGCCCATCGTTTGATGATATAGATGGCCGACATTATGGTGAACAACCTGGTTCTGCAAGTCTTGCAAATGACCACAAGAGGAGTCTTGGCCGTTTTGACATCATAGATGAAAAGGGGAGAGATAATAAACCTGGTTACAGATGCCAAGACCAAAAAGTTGTGGATCAGCAGTTTCCTGACGGTCCAAAGATTGAGGAGAGGTTACCAAGCCATCAACCTCTGTCTAATTCCCCTAAGATAAAGCCTGTTGAAGTAATCAACATTATTCCACCTGCTCCAATTGGTCAGCCTAAAAAGTCAACTGGGTTTCAATTCCCTCATAGTTCTGCCCAAGTACAG AGGACTGCATCTTTGCCTAGTAGAGGATCCAATGTTGGAATTTCAGCTGAACCGAAGCTTGTAAACTCTGGAAATTTGATAGATTTCGATGCAGATCCTATTGTTCCTGTTGCCAGAGCTTTGGATCAGTATGTACCTCAACAAACTACCTCTTTCCCTGCTGAAACTGGAGGTTGGGCATCTTTCGATGATTCTTTGGCTTTAAAAGTGACCCAGGTAGCTTCAGCTGTAAGCACACCAGATTCTCTGCTGTCCCAGTTGTCAGTTTCTCAGACTGCTTCTGCTGCCAATGCTCCAAGCATATCTATTGCTAGAGCTGGTTCTTCTCCAAACCAAAGTAATGCAGGTCATTGGCCAACGATGCACCAGCATCAGCCTTTCGTATTCCATGGTCCTAGTGTTCAGACAAGTAAGCAACCATTTAGTGCACATATTTTTGGGGCTCCAAACAACCAG cttaagtcaAATTTGCATGGAGTTAGTGTTCTAACCAGTCAATCTTCTCAAGTAGTGaacaaatcacttcatgaaaccaCTGCTGGAGTTTCAACACAGCCTTCTGCCACAGAGGCCAAGCCTACCGGAAGAAAAGAACTTCCTGCG TTCCCAAATTTGGCATCTCTACGCGGAGCATTACCTTACGTGGATGGTCACTCAACCATTTGGCACAGCACATCCAACTTACCCATGCAACAGTGGTTGCCCCCGCAACAAATTTCTATGCTAGCTCTGCATC GGCCATACATGGTGCAGCAAGGTGGAGGTCCTGTGCCCCGACCACCACCTGGACTTCCCGTGAT GCATCAAGGAACTGGTGGTTTTAGCACACAAGGAGCTGGGTACCGATCGGGAACCCCAAATGCTTTCACTCCTGATAGCAGAAATCCTTTCGGATGA
- the LOC135644884 gene encoding trihelix transcription factor ASIL2-like isoform X1 yields MDDSEDDARYPPNLHPPKPRHYFPSSSSAPRPKTRFRNPPPPPHFGRGYDDATDDDEEEEAEEEEQNYMDQPVDDDEDDDGDGHRRTRNYGDDDDDDDSSSESRGKRRRIDKLALGFEFAPRLRAAAPPKPLARTSPPDWSEDSTFVLLDAWGDRYLQNGRKSLRSDEWNEVAKKVSQASKVVRSDAQCRNRVDTLKKKYKKEKASIMAHGNAGSKWVFFKKMDALMSSPSPPPLTARQQPPPPPPPRLPCGVDAGEYVFASSSVYRNGYSGNNEMKDSPGDSGTEDDGDEENDSDGLPPQRENICSDSSFKMLAESIQKFGEVYEKMENHKRQQMAELERMRKEFQRDLEVQKRQILERVQEEIAKLREEQVEEDDDEDLEDRDEDNNDGDDGGSAENLSGIISASIYLTAFV; encoded by the coding sequence ATGGATGATTCCGAGGACGACGCCCGGTACCCACCCAATCTCCACCCCCCGAAGCCTCGCCACTAtttcccctcttcttcctccgctccTCGCCCCAAGACACGCTTCCGtaacccccctccccctccccactTTGGCCGTGGTTATGACGACGCCAccgacgacgacgaagaagaggaggccgaggaggaggagcagaacTACATGGATCAGCCCGTAGATGACGATGAGGACGACGATGGCGACGGCCATCGCCGCACCCGGAACTACGGcgacgatgacgatgacgatgactCCTCGTCGGAGAGCCGTGGGAAGCGGAGAAGGATCGACAAACTCGCCCTGGGGTTCGAATTCGCCCCGCGCCTGCGTGCCGCGGCACCCCCCAAGCCTCTCGCCCGGACCTCCCCGCCGGATTGGTCGGAAGACTCGACCTTTGTGCTCCTGGATGCTTGGGGCGATCGCTACCTCCAGAATGGAAGGAAGAGTCTCCGATCGGACGAGTGGAATGAGGTCGCCAAGAAGGTGTCGCAGGCTTCCAAGGTGGTTCGATCCGACGCTCAGTGCCGCAACCGGGTCGATACCCTGAAGAAGAAGTACAAGAAAGAGAAGGCGAGCATCATGGCGCACGGGAATGCTGGAAGCAAGTGGGTTTTTTTCAAGAAGATGGATGCCTTGATGTCATCGCCATCCCCACCACCGCTGACAGCACGGCAgcagccaccgccaccaccaccgccgagGTTGCCCTGCGGTGTTGATGCGGGAGAGTATGTCTTTGCTAGTTCCAGCGTTTACAGGAATGGCTACAGTGGGAATAATGAGATGAAGGACAGTCCGGGAGACAGCGGAACCGAGGATGATGGTGATGAGGAGAATGACTCTGATGGGCTTCCACCACAGAGGGAGAACATTTGCTCAGACTCTTCTTTTAAGATGCTTGCGGAGTCGATTCAGAAGTTTGGAGAGGTTTATGAGAAGATGGAGAACCATAAGAGACAGCAGATGGCAGAGTTAGAAAGGATGAGGAAGGAGTTCCAAAGGGATTTGGAGGTGCAGAAAAGGCAGATTTTGGAAAGGGTGCAAGAGGAGATTGCAAAATTAAGAGAGGAGCAAGTggaggaagatgatgatgaagacttGGAAGATAGGGATGAGGACAACAACGATGGTGATGACGGTGGTTCTGCTGAGAACTTGAGCGG
- the LOC135644884 gene encoding trihelix transcription factor ENAP1-like isoform X2 yields MDDSEDDARYPPNLHPPKPRHYFPSSSSAPRPKTRFRNPPPPPHFGRGYDDATDDDEEEEAEEEEQNYMDQPVDDDEDDDGDGHRRTRNYGDDDDDDDSSSESRGKRRRIDKLALGFEFAPRLRAAAPPKPLARTSPPDWSEDSTFVLLDAWGDRYLQNGRKSLRSDEWNEVAKKVSQASKVVRSDAQCRNRVDTLKKKYKKEKASIMAHGNAGSKWVFFKKMDALMSSPSPPPLTARQQPPPPPPPRLPCGVDAGEYVFASSSVYRNGYSGNNEMKDSPGDSGTEDDGDEENDSDGLPPQRENICSDSSFKMLAESIQKFGEVYEKMENHKRQQMAELERMRKEFQRDLEVQKRQILERVQEEIAKLREEQVEEDDDEDLEDRDEDNNDGDDGGSAENLSG; encoded by the coding sequence ATGGATGATTCCGAGGACGACGCCCGGTACCCACCCAATCTCCACCCCCCGAAGCCTCGCCACTAtttcccctcttcttcctccgctccTCGCCCCAAGACACGCTTCCGtaacccccctccccctccccactTTGGCCGTGGTTATGACGACGCCAccgacgacgacgaagaagaggaggccgaggaggaggagcagaacTACATGGATCAGCCCGTAGATGACGATGAGGACGACGATGGCGACGGCCATCGCCGCACCCGGAACTACGGcgacgatgacgatgacgatgactCCTCGTCGGAGAGCCGTGGGAAGCGGAGAAGGATCGACAAACTCGCCCTGGGGTTCGAATTCGCCCCGCGCCTGCGTGCCGCGGCACCCCCCAAGCCTCTCGCCCGGACCTCCCCGCCGGATTGGTCGGAAGACTCGACCTTTGTGCTCCTGGATGCTTGGGGCGATCGCTACCTCCAGAATGGAAGGAAGAGTCTCCGATCGGACGAGTGGAATGAGGTCGCCAAGAAGGTGTCGCAGGCTTCCAAGGTGGTTCGATCCGACGCTCAGTGCCGCAACCGGGTCGATACCCTGAAGAAGAAGTACAAGAAAGAGAAGGCGAGCATCATGGCGCACGGGAATGCTGGAAGCAAGTGGGTTTTTTTCAAGAAGATGGATGCCTTGATGTCATCGCCATCCCCACCACCGCTGACAGCACGGCAgcagccaccgccaccaccaccgccgagGTTGCCCTGCGGTGTTGATGCGGGAGAGTATGTCTTTGCTAGTTCCAGCGTTTACAGGAATGGCTACAGTGGGAATAATGAGATGAAGGACAGTCCGGGAGACAGCGGAACCGAGGATGATGGTGATGAGGAGAATGACTCTGATGGGCTTCCACCACAGAGGGAGAACATTTGCTCAGACTCTTCTTTTAAGATGCTTGCGGAGTCGATTCAGAAGTTTGGAGAGGTTTATGAGAAGATGGAGAACCATAAGAGACAGCAGATGGCAGAGTTAGAAAGGATGAGGAAGGAGTTCCAAAGGGATTTGGAGGTGCAGAAAAGGCAGATTTTGGAAAGGGTGCAAGAGGAGATTGCAAAATTAAGAGAGGAGCAAGTggaggaagatgatgatgaagacttGGAAGATAGGGATGAGGACAACAACGATGGTGATGACGGTGGTTCTGCTGAGAACTTGAGCGGGTAG